The genomic interval acacacacagacacagacacagacacagacagaccgaccgaccgaccgacagacagacagacagacagacagacagacagacagacagacagacagacagacagacagacagacagacagacagacagaccggcCGGCCGGccggcaggcaggcaggcaggcaggcaggcagacatacaaacagacagacagacagacagacagacagacagacagacagacagacagacagacagacagacagagacagcaCCAGctgagatatgttagtacaatTTTGCACGttattaatatacataatgCAACACATGGTGTAGCATAACAcgacaaatattaatttatcaCATGTTCGAGGTGAAACAAATCAACACTTCGCACAATATGTTTTTATGGTGATCAATGTAGTTTTATTGCTTCATGCTTCAGGATAATACAAGATACTTGAACCACCACCTCCAAATCTACACTACAACGATAAATGACTATTTGGTTTCCTACAGCAAATATAGATAGCGAACACTGTGGGAACGGGTTCTCGATCTTTACTCTTTTATGGCGCCATCAGTCGTCTAACATTTTGTTATGcctgaaatacaaaataaagcATGTGTTTGGTTACAAATGATGTCTCTTAGACTGCAATACTTTCAGAATACTATGTCTgattaattattaataaattataaagtagatgcacaACGTTTATGtcattctcttttttatgtggTTGTTTCTGGTGAAGGCCTAGGAGGactcataattttttttcagtttcgGGTGTGAGGCCAAAGATCAAAATATCTATCCATGTAAAATCCAAACATGACCCATGTTTTCGGAGAAAATTACCAGGTGAAAATCACCTTCATTCTGCGCTGCTGTGAAGTTAGCAAGGAACCGTTTCCCATACTATTCATTTGGACTggatataaaatgtacatatacccGTATACATTTATTGCCAAACGAGTACATACAACGCCTGTTTGCTTATTTCCTTTCCTCGGTAACTGTTGTTCCTCCTCGTTCATACATCAATCAGTCGACGTTTGTGAGCATCTGACAGAGCCTCAAATATACATCAACACCATACAGTTTACATTTATTGAATTTAATGCAATTTAGAAGAAAACAGTCAAATAGTTTGACATTACACTTACAGTGATAGGTTACCTCCAAGTATTTTGGAATTAAGAAGCATGGATCACCAAATTCAGCATTGGATGCTGTAATGGCACAATGATCTTTCCCTTCACAAGCGTTTTTCACCTTGTCAAGGCTGGAGCCTGCTCCACAAGTAGTGAAACCGCCAAGAATAAAAAATGGACAAATCTTACTGCTGCGTCTTCCATAGTTAGCGGAAACAACTTCTATTTCTCCTCCAGTACAATCCAATGTTAACTGGTGATTCTCACATGCGTAGACGGACCTATCTATAATAAACAAAGATTAACTTGATTTGTAACTTACATGTTTCTAACGAatgtaggtaggtgggtaggtaggaaggtagggaggtaggtaggtaggtaggtatgtagggaAGTAGGTAGGAAGGTAGGTAATTAGGTAGtttatgtaggtaggtaggtttgCGTGCACTCAACATTTGCTGGTCACAACATATGACAAATAAAGCCTTGTACATGGAAACACCAAAGATCTCAGAGACGATCAGCCGGAGGCGGGTTCAATTTGTCGGTCACTGTTACAGAAGCAAAGCAGTAGTCAAGGATTTGGTTACTTGGCAACCAACTCATAGAAGGAGGAAACCTGGAAGACCTAATCTGAACTACCTTACACTACTTGCCTCTGAACTCGGGATAATTATTGCTGAACTTGAAAAAGTTATGCTGGACAGACATCAATGGAGAAGTATTGTGAACCACTTCTATGGGATCCGTCCTCCGGACGACTAgagagatggatggatggatggatggatggatggatggatggatggatggatggatggatggatagatagatagatagatagatagatagatagatagatagatagatagatagatagatagatagatagatagatagatagatagatagatagatagacagacagacagacagacagacagacagacagacagacagacagacagacagacagacagacagacagacagacagacagacagacagatggatagatggatagagggatagagggatggatggatggatggatgcatggatggatggatagatagatagatagatggatagatagatagatagatagatagatagatagatagatagatagatagatagatagatgatagatagatagatagatagatagatagatagatagatagatagatagatagatagatagatagatagatagatagatagatagatagatagatagatagatagatagatagatagatagatgtttATTGCATTGCAAGACCCCCTGCCCATGTACGACTGCACATAATGCCGACGTATCTTTCTGACAGTCTAAATCCACCATATACTATCACCAAGGTGTAGCACAATTGTTACAACTGCTGAcaaacacgcacacatacatattctTATACATGATACACGCTcttatacagacagacagacagacagacagacagacagacagacagacggacggacggacggacggacagacagacagacagacagacagacagacagacagacgggcaggcaggcaggcaggcagaaggacagacaggcaggcaggcaggcatacatacatacatacatacatacatacatacatacatgcatacatacatacatacatacatacatacatacatacatacatacacatgtacatacatacatacatacatacatacatacatacatacatacatacatacatacatacatacatactaaattACAGACAGTGAGgttgacagacaggcaggcatacattcatacatacatacatacatacatacatacatacatacatacatacatacattgtgtatgtatagtgtgtttgtgtatgtgtgtaagtctatggggggggcatcaatttttcccaagcttttgtaggggggggcatgaaaaaaatacacaaggaagAAGAGAAATCCTCCGGTGTCACCATGGAAGTAAATTCTGGACACTATCATGAAATATATCAGACGGTTACTAGAAATTAAGAAAGTTTACTCACTGTCACTTACGCAAGCTGTTGAAAGAAAAGAGAAGCCACAATCATGTTAAAAATGGGCATGGCTTAGGCCTacaaacaattgtgtggttctgattacgctcaagtTTAGAAAAGGTGGAGttggtatattttttatttttatatttgtttttcttatgtgagtgtctagttcgggTAGTtgtattttccattgttttcaatatggtTTTTGtgttatcagatgtacaaccattacagattggaacaacaacatttttatattgtctttttaagttgatgtcagtttccgcattcactatttcttgcgagacatCACAATTTTCGagatgttattatttttctctcggatacataaacaaatgttcaggatcggcagtgaaaaccCAGGTGGggtgggtaaccggaaccaaccATTGTTTTAAGCCTTAATAAATATCAGATAGATCCATATTGATTCAGAAAGAACCATTTATTTGGCACCAATCCTATAGCGGAAAATATCACTGCTATACCCGTCTAAATTCATGTGACTTTTGCCCTGAACGCCACTCATAATTAGCTCAGGTACTGTAGGTAAAATCATGAACACTACGACGTCAATGAAATGTATAACTATGGGTGAGTTCAAGATAAAAAACAGTTTACAATCCGTTAGATAGAATAAAGTATATTCGTATTATGTGTTCATGAGAAAGAGCAAGTGCGCCAGGCTAGCTATGTCACACATGTGTCACCTGCTGAGGGCAAACACAATTATACGCATACAGAATACTACAGACATGTAACCTATACCATGCATCATAATAACATGTAATACTGGTATGCCTGTAAGATAGATATTTTCCGaatttagtacatgtagacATGGCAGACTGAAATGCAATGTACATGATATGCGTCTCATTTAAACTAACAACTCTGTGAATTATCaaagatgtaattttgatggGAATTGAtaaaaaatcatcaattatatAGAATTTGTATTTCATCGACAGTTCTTCTTATATAGCTTCATGTTgttctttattttaaaaataaacaacctGAATGAGTTATAGGAATACAGTATCTAATATTATGATAATACAAAACGACATACTCTTTTTCTTTCTGCACTGTCCATACCCAGCCAATAACAGGACTGCTAACACAACAATGGACAGTTTCATGGTAATCAAATGGTCTGAAATAAAAACGCAACTGGTTGgagtgtttttttaaaagttagaTTGTTCGTAGTGTATAAAATGACCTTTAAGAGGCAGGTTGCAAAGACTACAAACCGTAGTTACCTATACAAAGAAATTGTAATATCCTATCACCAAATCCATTTGCATATTAGCATTAGTTGTAAGAGTGTGTAGTTGGTTATTTATGAGTTGAGCTCGCCCAacgtagtcttgctgctagacgttcgggctttctttctaAACGAACGAAATGCGCAGTGAGGGCTATCCTCGGTAGCGGTGTTCGGTTGTGTGTCGTATTGGTATCGGAAGAatatccgaggtctagcaggtAGACTACCCACAACGGTACTTCGAATATGCACCGTTGACGAAGCATTCAAACGTGACGTCACAGTTCTATTTACGCGATGATTTAGTGGCAGATGGCCACGCTCGCTTGTTTTAGAAGCGATGCTTGCAAGAGAATAGGGCAATTGCCTTTAATTTTgagcaaataaaaaaatcaaggGACCGGACCTTTAATTGTACAAAATGATGCTTTGCTATTAAACACGTCCCTGCAATACAACATTATAATGAAATCTCACAACATGGATTATTTAGCTTATctaattttcaatatattccCTGGGGCATTCTATCGAAAAACTAGATTACTATATTAAGGTATCTGGAAACATTTACAATGACcactcattttattttattttacaatcaaTTTCTAGATGCTCGTTCACCACACGAAAGAAATCTTCCCGTTGGAATTTATCAGTGAAGCGTTACTCAAGACACACCTATCATATTGCATGACATTACTTGTATTAGCTATCGGAAAGGCGTTGTAATACTAAGGACTAGGATCACAGGAATGGTTTACAACATTATATGAAAACGAAAATAAGCAATACATTTATAAGGAACATCGAAATAAACCCGGACATGGCTAGGTGAATATCATTTCGCTGTCAAATCTATAAATATTTAATTAACAGTTTTCTCCCAGTATTCAGTTCCAATTAAATACATTTGCTACGATAATTGGGTGTTTTTGAAACGAAAATATGAAACGTAACAGGAGCAACGAGGTGTCTTATGATCAGATATCGATCGGGCAGCGCTTAATCTTTACCCGTCCAGACATACCAAGTAGCGCCATAAACTGTGATCGAATCCCTGGGTCGAATTCGGTAGTGGGGCAGTGTTCCTAATTGTTAATTTGCAAAACAACCAACTTCAGTGTAACGATGATtaatatatcataataataatcttttagCCTTGTATTTAAATCAATGGCAAAAAGTCATACTTTATTAGCCAAATACGTACATCAGCGTGGAAGTTCGTGTCCGATTACCAAGACTGTCGTTCGATTACTAAGTCTTCGATGTATGGTTATAACGTTGAGAAGTATACGTCATCATCGAAATTGCTTCCGACTTTAAAACCTTATCATAATTTAGATCAGCCAGTATTGTAGTAAATGGATAAACTGCATAAAAAACCTCGACATTTCGTTAAATGGACGATCTTCAGCCTCTAGATCATAGAATCGCAGTCACAAACTCTCGATGTGTAGGCGATGACCCTTTTGTGTTATTTACACATTTCTCAGAATATATTGATGCAAGACAAATAGGATAAATACATCAGCTGGTACATATCACTATTTATATCGTCTGCAGTTTTGAAGGGTATGGTTCTTATTGGAAATATCtcgtttaaaaaaatattttgttgacagTTTCAACAAAATTGACTAGGAAACCTGCAAGCAATAGTTATGTTATTACAGTAACTGCAAATAGAAGGGAACTGTAAGCTTCATTCTGTAACcccagacaaacagacaaacagacagacagacagacagacagacagacagacagacagacagacatacacgcgcacacacacaaacacgtgTACACAATATCATTAAATACAAATTGCCATATAATTTACGTACAGCGACATGCATCCAAGGAAATACGAATGTTGAGTCTGTGTGTAACATTTGACTGATTTGTTTCTTCTTGCTAAAACACAATCATGGCAAAATGTCGCACTTGGTATACAGGTGCAGCCAGCGAAGCTTTTTATGCAAAACGTTGTTTCACGAGTACATGAGTTTTCAGTTGGAGGGGAAAATAATACTTCAAAGAGCATAACTTGcatgtcaacattttaagtCGAGATTTGTGCTTGATAAAAAGTGTAATatacatttgttcatgtacagagagatttgtttgtgttttatggtggtaataaatatattttcgaAAGAGAGTTTAAAGCTGCATAATGGTGCAAGGGAAGTGAGAACTATGTTGATTTGGCGAGAGGGAGAGGGAAAGAGAGATGAACACATATTTCTGGTTAGTTTGGTGTATGGATCCAGTGCAGTAGGAGTGCATATCGTGAAATGTATGTAATGATATAATGGGAGGACATGACACATCCGAACAACTTTTCTATTTTCGATTATAAATATGGCTTTCGAATGAATTCAAAAAATGACTTATTGGTTGAACATAACAAGTACACTGTGAGGGTTACATTCACATTCTTATTCCACACCTCCACCCATCTAACGAccattgttttaatatttataattatcttAAAATCACTTTGAAATCACTTTTAAAATCTTTACAACCCGGAAAGAGGTAAGCCATAACTaaacatagcatagcataacgAGTACCATTGTGGTAGTCAATAGTCATAAATCAATTGCAGGACTTTTACAACTACCTTTATTTAATTAAATCACTAAATTTCAATGCACCATTTTACTTGCGTGATTAAAATTAGGAGGTAGTGTTGCACCCGCAAATTGCGTTTTGTCCAGCTTCTCTGTCGACTACATGCATTGTTTTGGTAGCGGGTCATGAGCTAGGCACATTCATTGATCAACAAGGGTTTCACTAGCAGCTGCCATCCTTAGGTCACATGGGCATAGCTAGTTAAATTGTATTACCTTATTAACCTCTGAAACAGTTCTAACACAAAATTCCGAAATTTCAATGAGAATTTTACTTTTAGAACAGTAGATTGAACCCACACTAGATATCAAAAGTTATAGATAGTAGTACTCAAAACATTGGAATTTGTGTCCTTGGTGTTACAGTCATTGCTCTGCAGCTAAAGTCCCATCATAACAATGTAAGGACAAACACTTACAGTGAAGCGTATTTATATTCGAAATCGTAAAGATGTTGAGACTCGAAAAAGTAAAAACCGTGTCACCGAGCGAATGGACATCGACGAGCGAGCCatttaccatatttgggcaaaatGTGCCAGGGCGCGGTGATACGGAAAAATCATTGCACGGACTCGCGATCGATGCGCGCGCTCTCCATTGAATTACCTTAGGACGAGATACTGGGgtgtataataaatacatgtatcccATCGCCAGAAAGAATCTTTAAGCGAACATCGATATCAATTTTAAGAATTAGCTATAAACTGGCTATAAACTAGTAAACAAATCTAAGATACTAGGAATGTACATGCTTAGCTATTGGAATGAACTCATCTGTAATGCCAGTAAAACATAAAGAGCAAACGTATTTCCACAAAATGCGATCACTTACTTTAAAGCAACTGTGACTGGACGACGAAAGTTTGCGAACAGCTCCTCTGTCGGACTCAAATGAAATGAGTTGAGAACACTGATATTATATAGTTTGTTAGGCCTATAAAGTAAATATGATCAATTTTGGCGTAGGTGTGGACAGCATCTAGAATATATTTACGCTGACCTTTGAACTCAAAAGTGCCTACATAACTTTATCATTATAGACTAAAGTTGACTGAGTGATCATTTTTGTTTTTCGATCGAATTTACAACttgaaaacatgacaaatgaagagaaagacagacaggcaggcaggcaggcaggcaggcaggcaggcaggcaggcagacagacagacagacagacagacagacagacagacagacaggcagacaggcaggcaggcaggcaggcagacagacagacagacagacagacagacagacagacagacagacagagacatctCAAACactgcagacagacaggcagacagacaggcagacagacagacagacagacagacagatagacatgtcAAGcactgcagacagacagacagacagacagacagacagacagacatacagacagacagacagacatacagacagacagacatacagacagacagacagacagacaagtgcATTGAAGAACTATATGGCATAATGTGTAAGCTTATGGTTTAAAATTTTATGCACCTAAATATCGTCCTACATGATTGTCCTTATTTTCAGAAAATTGTTAACCCCTCCTATACCCTTCACTTTAGATATTGCGGGGGATGCTGCTTCTGCCAACACCATGATGATGTTTAGGATACCCTCCATGTATTGTGTTGGTGATTTCGTTTCATCAGAAAAGGGACAAAGTGATGAAGGTGAACACTGTACACCGAGGTTTTTGCCTTCATGATCACGAAAGATATGACACCATGATCAGGTCGCCAAATAAGGCTTACAACATGGCTGAGGATGTAAAATATTACAAGGTTAGATGTGAGCTTTGCTCAGGTCTATGAAATCGTGCGACAGCTAGAGTTTGCTGAATATGAACCCCAATGTCAAGTATATTCTGCAGCTGTGAAACAACTACTATTAGCTCATGTGTACACGTATCTGGTCAGCATTCCAAAACCATATACTGGACGTAATGTTAACATTCTAAGGCTAGTCAAACCATGCAAAGCTCACATCTATTGGCAAagaaattacaatattatatgttaatatgttgattattttaatgtagagtaccatataaatatacaattgcACATCTCCAGAATGCCGgtagtgggggtgggggtgggggcataaattcaaatataaaaatcTGAAGGTCCAAAGAAAAATGTAAGCATCATTTTTTAGTGGGGACATGAATTCGTTTGAGACGCGAAGGGGGGTAGGGCTGCGAAAATTGTTTGACCAGAATATTGTCTCCCCTCCCCATCCCAAAGGCCACTTTAAattaactcactcactcactcactcactcactcactcactcactcattcattcattcattcactcaaaCCGATTATTTGTAGTAATGAGAGAAATTTTAggttaaatattaatttttaggttaaagataaattatttttcaatCCTTGGTATTTTTCTTTGGAATTATTCATTTCTAGGGGGATTTCTAGAACGAATTTAgtttttttggaaaaatataCTGAATCGGGTTGTTTTTCGTTCAAAAAAGTGAATGGTTTTCGTTGTGTTATTTGCTAAAGGAACCATGTTTCCATGTTTACCAATACGCAATAAATAAGACTGTTATTTGCAGTCTTTATATGCAGGTACGCTTTTCCGCCTACGTTAGAAAAACTAACACATTTCGTTTGCTCAAAATTACAGTACATTTCGATAAAATAACAACGTCATCTGGTATCTAATTTCCTTCAGAGTATGTGTTTAGTGAAAGATCTACCAGCACACATCTCTTGCGAACTGcccatcaaaatataaatacagaaatagtCAATGCAATTTGCATGCAATGCCAATGAAATGCCACGCAAGTTGCCGATAATATCGAAATACTTGTTTGTCCTTCTTTCAGTTATTGTTTATTCAGTAGTCTTTTTAACAATATACGGGTAATCTACatgtaaatttgaagaaaaaaaaaatgttctcaaAAGGGGTCACACGTTGAGTTTTTGAGTGCTTGGTGTAATTTGTGTTTACTGAACTCAAATATGGCGTTAATTACAAAGTCGGGCAAAAAATTCAACCTGtattttccttttaaaaaagaaagcaaaatcaaatatgcataataaatgctgaaaatgaaaatactcaACAAAagacatcagttgccatggacACCATAAAGATTTACACGTGTTTATGTAATACAAATGTGAAAAAGTGATGGTTGATCATAAAGCATGTTAATATAGTGGTAGTCAATTAACATTTGATAACCCGAACTGTTATGAGTCTCCGGATGCCTTCAGTTCAGGCCATGTATAGCGCACATCCCTGCCGCACTGCTTAGGTGCGTTCCTGAGGTATTGGGGCCAGCAACCCCTTGCAATTCTTCTCGCTACAAACAAGTCAAACAAGTCAACGAAGGATCTAAATTAGACGTTTTATGCCTGCTCATCGACTGCATGAAATGGATTTGAGTATACTAGAAGTGAATGTCAGAGGTCTCAGATCAAACATAGGTCAGCTGTCTAACTTGTGCAAAGAGCTCAAGCCAACTATTATTGTTGTCTTGGAAACATTCTTGGACCAATCAGTGTTGGATGGAGCAGACTGCATTGCCATACCTGGTTATTTCCTAAGCTGCCACAGAGACAGACCGAATGAATTTAAAACAGGAGGTGGAATTGCTATCTACTGCCTTGAAGGAATTGCCAGTTTCCATGACATTGACTTTAATTAGACCCCTTAGAATTTGAAGTGATGTGGTTTTCAGTGGCTCTCAGATCCCAGAAGCTACTGACAGCTGCAGTCTACAAACCACCAAGTAGCAACAGTGACATTATCAACTACCTAACCTCCAACACCTTATCAAAACTTACTGAATTCAGTGCTAGTCTGTGAAACTACTTGGCGATTTCAACGTTCATCACACTGACTGGCTTGGCAGTCGCAAAACAGACGCAGCTGTACAATAGAGATGTCGAACTCCCTTGGACTGAGACAGATTGTCCCCGAACCAACTAGGGAGGACCAGATCCTTGACCTGGTTTTGACTGACCTGGCTTCAACTGCTAGAACTTTGGCAAGACTAGGTACATCTGACCACAACCCTGTCCTAGTTAAACTGGATGCGCCTgtctatagatagatagagacagaccTTACAGATGGAAAGTTCGGCGATACGACAAGGCGGACTATTGGGTTATGAGAAGTTACCTTTCTTCTGCTGACTGGACCCAAGCCCTCCAATCTAACGACCCCGAACAAGCTTGCAGTGATGTCACTGACTTCATTTATAATTCTATTGAAACCTACATTCCAAGCAAGTATGTCACCAAAAACCAAAAAGTCTGGTAACAAAGCTTGGTTTCATGACCATTGCAAGAAAGCTGAAACCAGAAAGTGTCGCCTGTTTAAGAAGTTAAAGAAAATAACACGCaggaaaataaagataaatttgTAGAAGCCAGAAAGTAATATAATCACATTGAGAAACAAGCCAAAAGAGGATATATCAACGAGTTTAAGGAGGAACTGTCAGATGTTAGTTTCAACAGTAAGAGGTGGTGGAATGTGGTTAATACCCTTTCCGGAAGAACAGCCCGAGAGGAGATACCAGTGTTAAAGGATCAGAACAATATCTACACCACAGCAAAGTAGAAAGCTGAAAAACTAGGTCAGACTTTTGCAAAGAAATGTCAACTTGAAAGTACAGAGGTACCTGCTCCaaacattaaagggacacataGCCTTCAATGCCAAGGACATCAAGAGGCTATTTAGAGGCTATTAAAACCAGACAAGTCTATGGGACCACATGAGATCCCTACCAAAGTC from Glandiceps talaboti chromosome 3, keGlaTala1.1, whole genome shotgun sequence carries:
- the LOC144432595 gene encoding D-galactoside-specific lectin-like — protein: MKLSIVVLAVLLLAGYGQCRKKKTCVSDNRSVYACENHQLTLDCTGGEIEVVSANYGRRSSKICPFFILGGFTTCGAGSSLDKVKNACEGKDHCAITASNAEFGDPCFLIPKYLEVTYHCITKC